A window of Costertonia aggregata contains these coding sequences:
- a CDS encoding ankyrin repeat domain-containing protein, translated as MFWNEKPKLPITSKDQTWVEESLSFLKDSLGEDRLRAVKTVEPTKEFFNRDFDGEESDAQFILQRCKELMDIQKKVSLEFYSEESRYLDDGTLLSSSMDIMGRSSRAAGTYQKKGGKSLIRIERGQLKRPESLIATISHELAHEKLLGEHRIIQNDEYLTDLTAIVFGFGIFIANAKFQLTSGIQNGFGWQMQSQGYLPEQVTAYAMASLALKKKENDPAYKMYFDSSVAKYFEQALRYLTSDENPVDVTSFWTFKEQVEEIKKSQPIVKPERDGIFDASDLERLRREMQHACYQGNNGSVENLLQKGVSPNFVIIGGSPLTIAVKQENKELIDCLLRYAADINFSETENIMDSLPLMAACENENIAMMKYLIDLGAEINRVAGNGQSVLEVAVETGNVELVAFLLKFGAWIEIKSGHFMIFDKTPLTVAVLNNDTQMVCFLVENGAKTKPIRKIERHKIHPKMVKFLKTKKYL; from the coding sequence ATGTTCTGGAACGAAAAACCAAAATTACCGATAACGTCTAAAGACCAAACATGGGTCGAGGAGTCCCTTTCCTTTTTGAAGGATAGCTTGGGCGAGGATAGGTTACGAGCGGTCAAAACTGTTGAGCCCACCAAAGAGTTCTTTAACCGAGATTTTGATGGTGAAGAATCGGATGCCCAGTTTATTTTGCAACGTTGTAAAGAGTTGATGGATATTCAGAAAAAAGTCTCATTGGAGTTTTATTCGGAAGAAAGTCGCTATCTGGATGACGGCACGCTCTTAAGTTCAAGCATGGATATTATGGGAAGGTCTTCCCGTGCTGCGGGCACGTATCAAAAAAAAGGTGGAAAATCACTGATTCGAATAGAAAGAGGGCAATTGAAACGTCCAGAAAGCCTTATCGCAACTATCAGTCATGAATTGGCACACGAAAAACTGTTAGGCGAGCATCGTATCATTCAAAATGATGAATATCTAACCGATCTTACGGCCATCGTATTCGGTTTCGGAATTTTTATCGCTAACGCAAAATTTCAATTAACATCGGGTATCCAAAATGGTTTTGGGTGGCAAATGCAAAGCCAAGGGTATTTGCCCGAGCAAGTTACCGCCTATGCAATGGCATCCTTGGCACTTAAGAAAAAAGAAAACGACCCCGCGTATAAAATGTATTTTGATAGCTCGGTCGCAAAGTATTTTGAGCAAGCGCTGAGATATCTAACCTCCGACGAAAATCCGGTGGATGTCACGAGTTTTTGGACATTCAAAGAACAAGTTGAGGAGATAAAAAAGTCTCAACCTATAGTTAAACCTGAAAGAGATGGGATTTTCGATGCAAGCGACTTAGAGAGGCTGCGGCGCGAAATGCAACATGCCTGTTACCAAGGTAATAACGGATCAGTCGAAAATTTGCTGCAAAAAGGAGTGTCACCGAATTTTGTCATCATTGGGGGCTCACCGCTTACCATAGCAGTGAAACAAGAGAACAAAGAACTTATAGATTGCCTATTGCGTTATGCTGCGGACATCAATTTTTCAGAAACTGAAAATATAATGGATAGCCTGCCCTTGATGGCAGCATGTGAAAACGAGAATATTGCGATGATGAAATACCTCATTGATTTGGGCGCTGAGATAAATCGTGTGGCAGGCAATGGTCAAAGTGTTTTAGAGGTGGCCGTAGAAACTGGCAATGTAGAGCTAGTGGCTTTTTTACTGAAGTTCGGTGCGTGGATTGAAATAAAGTCAGGCCATTTCATGATTTTCGATAAAACGCCATTAACTGTTGCAGTACTGAATAATGATACCCAAATGGTTTGCTTTTTGGTTGAAAATGGAGCGAAAACCAAGCCCATACGAAAAATAGAAAGACACAAAATTCACCCGAAGATGGTAAAGTTTCTCAAAACCAAAAAATACCTTTAG
- a CDS encoding macro domain-containing protein: MNHVKIFDKSKDITERNVDIIVAPVNRDLETSGVHKPLDYVIYNHRYQLRMERSIIPDKSAVAYGDVYVIPEEDGGQSSLMYAVLESSKKDNNKKRLEQFYNNIFLKAIDFGASSIRVPSLSHGIFLYPVQEVVHIGIDIAASFETFQEIQFYCYNDAYYNVFITYLEILKDKWKK; the protein is encoded by the coding sequence ATGAATCATGTCAAGATTTTCGATAAATCAAAGGATATTACGGAAAGGAATGTCGACATTATCGTTGCACCCGTAAATCGTGATTTAGAAACATCAGGTGTTCACAAGCCTTTGGATTATGTCATCTATAATCATCGCTATCAATTGCGTATGGAACGAAGCATCATTCCTGATAAAAGTGCTGTCGCTTACGGTGATGTTTATGTTATCCCGGAGGAAGACGGTGGACAATCCAGTCTTATGTATGCTGTTTTGGAATCATCAAAAAAAGACAATAATAAGAAACGGTTAGAACAGTTTTACAATAATATTTTTTTGAAAGCCATTGATTTTGGTGCGTCTTCTATTCGGGTGCCGAGTTTAAGCCATGGAATTTTCTTATATCCCGTTCAGGAAGTAGTTCATATTGGTATTGATATCGCAGCATCATTTGAAACCTTTCAAGAGATTCAGTTCTATTGTTATAATGATGCCTACTACAACGTTTTCATCACTTATTTGGAAATATTGAAAGACAAATGGAAGAAATAA
- a CDS encoding toxin-antitoxin system YwqK family antitoxin has protein sequence MKLKSNKTLGLLNIIFLFAISTVSAQNDTIFYDAKWKPTVKDSASFYRPPIKSEGNLFRVKDYYISGKIQMEALSKSAEKDIWENKATWYNEDGSVFQQATYKDNRLQGDFITYMGTKKLVAKYENGRFVSGKRNNPLNSGQFYMEKTGDSLKEIFYDKDIDGIRYEYFRPNNGSRSVSKYYGKNGGFIGEQNILPNGGTKGLYVSYYYSPMRVRSIQYYKEGYVFGSTVYYPNGQIREKFIQEPVYSKEFFRPDGTQLGKVVYSVDRNYLKPENGVEYLFYNSNKTGAEDRVQSIRIYKEGKLVSQATYHENGKLKQKETFSKGVKESQVSYDQEGKEIARITYSNYVPQNGVEIIGDRKSEYKDGKLILQEVFYPKTNILFSKRQDKTETYYDKEGKMLASLVFQEDYYSKPISGKRYSIDYEGNISRIEVYENSTRTKESSFIILKEPRQIFREDVLYGPDGYTRVKETKFYSNGNKQSEITLKKYDKQKGTYYNKAGELLGNYDFITKEGTFYDFFDASDDVKEMKERKNGQVVRSKLYDLVYDRDIRKSVPVLLEDEDISCCGTYYSRNNKVLGKISFKDGKPFEGKIFDHKTKELFTIKNGQRNGVYQKLGYQDEIEEEGRYIEDLREGIFKYYDYQGNLKHTENYLNGKLDGKAVYYDLNGNVISSLIYKMGSAYDGKKITGSGDYRTEEVFKNGKIVERVRYGKEGKNKTLFSVGDLERHLQYTSDNKTVKYEYTTKNGNLTGEVIKYDEKGTPTNKAVFENGKLVSGKVLLKDNGQNYGVSFISVEKDDTVFKVQYFDENNDIVFNAEEVLKPNSPPTYINSLGLYLDYIAPSKLY, from the coding sequence ATGAAGTTAAAATCGAATAAAACATTAGGGCTTTTAAATATTATATTTCTGTTTGCCATAAGTACAGTGTCGGCACAAAACGACACTATATTTTACGATGCCAAATGGAAGCCTACCGTAAAAGACAGTGCCAGTTTTTACAGGCCTCCCATAAAAAGTGAGGGAAATCTGTTTCGGGTTAAGGATTATTATATCTCCGGTAAAATACAAATGGAAGCTCTGTCAAAAAGTGCCGAAAAAGATATCTGGGAAAATAAGGCGACATGGTATAATGAGGATGGGAGTGTTTTTCAACAAGCCACCTACAAAGATAACCGCCTACAGGGTGATTTTATTACCTATATGGGTACAAAAAAATTGGTCGCCAAATATGAAAATGGCCGTTTTGTCTCTGGTAAAAGAAACAACCCTCTGAACAGTGGACAATTTTATATGGAGAAAACCGGGGATAGCCTTAAAGAAATTTTTTACGATAAAGACATTGATGGTATACGGTATGAATATTTTAGGCCCAATAACGGTTCTAGGTCGGTTTCAAAATATTACGGAAAGAATGGGGGTTTTATAGGGGAACAAAACATATTGCCCAATGGCGGTACAAAAGGGCTGTACGTAAGCTATTATTATAGTCCCATGCGTGTTCGCAGCATTCAATATTACAAGGAAGGTTATGTTTTTGGCAGCACGGTATATTACCCCAATGGGCAGATACGTGAAAAATTCATACAAGAACCTGTGTATTCCAAAGAATTTTTTAGACCCGATGGAACGCAATTGGGGAAAGTTGTCTACAGCGTTGACCGAAACTATCTAAAGCCTGAAAACGGGGTGGAATATTTGTTTTACAATAGTAATAAAACGGGTGCCGAAGATAGGGTACAATCTATACGCATATACAAAGAAGGTAAATTGGTTTCCCAAGCTACCTATCACGAAAATGGTAAACTAAAACAAAAAGAAACATTTTCCAAGGGAGTTAAAGAATCGCAGGTAAGTTACGATCAAGAGGGAAAAGAAATCGCCCGTATCACTTATTCCAATTATGTACCTCAAAATGGTGTGGAAATCATCGGCGATCGTAAAAGTGAGTATAAAGACGGTAAATTGATACTACAAGAGGTTTTTTATCCAAAAACCAATATTCTTTTTAGTAAAAGACAAGATAAAACGGAAACCTACTATGATAAAGAAGGTAAAATGTTGGCATCACTGGTTTTTCAAGAAGACTATTATTCAAAACCCATAAGTGGAAAAAGATATAGTATTGATTATGAGGGAAACATAAGTAGGATAGAGGTGTATGAAAATTCTACGCGCACAAAGGAAAGTAGTTTCATCATTTTGAAAGAGCCAAGGCAAATTTTTAGGGAAGATGTACTATACGGCCCTGATGGGTATACAAGAGTAAAGGAAACCAAATTTTATAGCAATGGAAATAAACAAAGTGAGATTACCTTAAAAAAATATGACAAGCAAAAAGGCACCTATTACAACAAGGCCGGAGAACTTTTGGGCAATTATGATTTTATTACAAAAGAGGGCACATTCTATGATTTTTTTGATGCTAGCGATGATGTGAAAGAGATGAAAGAACGAAAAAACGGTCAGGTAGTTCGCAGTAAACTATATGATTTGGTATATGATAGGGATATCAGAAAAAGTGTACCTGTACTTTTAGAGGATGAAGATATCAGCTGTTGTGGAACCTACTATTCAAGAAACAACAAGGTATTGGGAAAAATCAGTTTTAAAGATGGTAAACCTTTTGAGGGAAAGATTTTCGACCATAAGACCAAGGAATTATTTACCATTAAAAACGGGCAACGCAACGGGGTGTACCAAAAGTTGGGGTATCAAGATGAAATTGAAGAAGAGGGCAGGTACATTGAAGATTTAAGAGAGGGTATATTCAAGTACTACGATTATCAAGGAAATCTAAAACATACCGAGAACTATCTAAACGGTAAACTTGACGGTAAGGCCGTTTATTATGATTTGAACGGCAATGTGATAAGTTCGTTAATTTACAAGATGGGCAGCGCTTATGATGGAAAAAAGATAACAGGATCGGGAGATTATAGAACAGAAGAGGTGTTCAAAAACGGAAAAATCGTAGAACGTGTACGATATGGTAAAGAAGGCAAGAACAAAACTTTGTTTAGCGTAGGTGATTTGGAGCGTCATCTTCAGTATACCTCCGACAACAAAACCGTAAAATATGAGTATACGACCAAAAATGGAAACTTAACGGGAGAGGTCATCAAATATGATGAAAAAGGTACACCAACAAACAAGGCCGTTTTTGAAAACGGAAAACTGGTTTCGGGCAAAGTTTTGTTAAAAGATAATGGCCAAAACTACGGGGTTTCCTTTATATCTGTCGAAAAAGATGACACTGTGTTCAAAGTTCAATATTTTGATGAGAACAACGATATTGTCTTCAATGCCGAAGAAGTTTTAAAACCAAATAGCCCACCGACCTATATCAATAGCTTAGGCCTGTATTTGGATTACATTGCCCCGTCAAAATTATATTGA
- a CDS encoding cadherin domain-containing protein, with amino-acid sequence MKKVLLLLPALFVIGCSSDSDTINEDLENSAPQINVQSFQVDEHSVVGTVIGTVTATDANNDVLTYTIDNSSGLEINEDNGELRVGNTAILDFETAQSLSFTVSVFDGTTIAEQEFTLTFNDVNEYDLLTDTEKETVDYFKYLTLWQGPSNTPRNRNSRWQQTMKLYLDGQISQEFRTNVIAVVSEYNMIFEDSDFSIELVETMDESNTHLFFGEVADVEAVWQDMFNIINGNTFSGYAISNGTVSQINSARIWISNIIPVLTKHELGHTLGFGHSDKCETENSFMCSSIGVENDILDIEKEVLKYAYDNRTSGGLTSNEIETTLANLILLDR; translated from the coding sequence ATGAAAAAAGTCCTTTTACTTTTACCCGCTCTTTTTGTTATTGGTTGTAGTTCGGATTCGGACACCATAAATGAAGATTTGGAAAATAGCGCACCTCAAATTAATGTACAGTCCTTTCAGGTTGATGAACATTCGGTTGTTGGAACGGTCATAGGTACGGTAACCGCTACCGATGCAAATAACGATGTTTTGACCTATACCATTGACAATTCAAGTGGCCTTGAGATAAACGAGGACAATGGGGAGTTAAGGGTCGGCAATACCGCAATACTCGATTTTGAAACTGCACAGAGTTTATCCTTTACCGTTTCGGTTTTTGATGGCACAACGATCGCAGAGCAAGAATTTACCCTTACCTTCAACGATGTTAATGAGTATGACCTATTGACGGATACTGAAAAAGAAACGGTAGATTACTTTAAATACCTTACCCTTTGGCAAGGGCCCAGCAACACTCCCAGAAACAGAAACAGTAGATGGCAACAAACCATGAAATTGTACTTGGACGGGCAAATATCCCAAGAGTTCAGAACCAACGTCATTGCAGTTGTTTCTGAGTACAATATGATTTTTGAAGATAGCGATTTTAGTATTGAGCTGGTCGAAACCATGGATGAGTCAAACACACACTTGTTTTTTGGCGAAGTAGCTGATGTTGAAGCGGTTTGGCAAGATATGTTCAACATCATAAACGGGAACACATTTTCCGGTTATGCCATAAGCAACGGTACGGTATCGCAAATCAATAGTGCAAGAATTTGGATATCAAATATCATTCCCGTACTTACCAAACACGAATTGGGTCACACACTTGGTTTTGGACACTCGGACAAATGTGAAACGGAAAATAGTTTCATGTGTTCTTCAATAGGTGTTGAAAACGACATTCTCGATATAGAAAAAGAAGTGCTCAAATATGCTTATGACAATAGAACCAGCGGCGGACTCACTTCTAACGAAATTGAAACTACTTTGGCCAATCTTATTCTACTCGATAGATAA
- a CDS encoding M3 family metallopeptidase: MNNPLLEKFDTAPFSKIKNEHFQPAFLKAMEDARAEIDAITSNSESPTFENTIEALEFSGQQLDRISSVFFNLNSAETNEDIQKIAQEVSPLLSEFSNDITLNEDLFKRIKTVYEQKNAFNLSVEQNTLLDKRYKSFSRNGANLPDEKKKRLREIDTELSKLKLKFGENVLAETNKYEMHLTDETDLEGLPDGAKEAAAQLAKSKDKEGWLITLDYPSYIPFMKYAKNRELRKELSLAFGSKGFHGDELDNQKIVLKIAKLRHERANLLGYETHAHFVLEERMAETPEKVHSFLNELLEKAKPAAEREFKELEDFAKELDGIDRLEKWDGSYYSEKLKQKLFSLDDEQLKPYFKLENVIDGVFNVAEKLFGLQFEEVFDIDKYHEEVKTYRVYDLDKNFISVFYTDFHPRAGKRGGAWMTSFKSQLKKNGENVRPHVSNVCNFTPSTKSKPSLLTFNEVTTLFHEFGHGLHGMLANTTYPSLSGTSVYWDFVELPSQIMENWCYEKEALELFAKHYETGRIIPMELIQKIKDSATFQEGMQTLRQLSFGLLDMAWHGTDPSGITNVKAYETKAFKGTNLYPETAETCMSTAFAHIFQGGYSSGYYSYKWAEVLDADAFAYFKEMGIFNQDVAAKFKEHVLSKGGTENPMVLYKRFRGAEPKVEALLERAGLV, from the coding sequence ATGAATAACCCTTTACTCGAAAAATTCGACACCGCCCCTTTCTCCAAAATCAAGAATGAGCACTTTCAACCTGCTTTTTTAAAAGCTATGGAAGACGCACGGGCCGAAATTGATGCAATTACCTCAAATTCCGAATCACCTACTTTTGAAAACACAATAGAGGCTTTAGAGTTTTCGGGCCAGCAATTGGATAGGATTTCGAGTGTCTTCTTCAACCTGAATTCCGCCGAAACCAATGAAGATATCCAGAAAATAGCGCAAGAGGTTTCTCCCTTGCTTTCCGAATTCAGCAATGACATTACGCTAAACGAAGATCTGTTCAAAAGAATAAAAACCGTTTATGAACAAAAAAACGCGTTTAATTTGTCCGTAGAACAAAACACGCTTTTAGACAAACGCTACAAAAGCTTTAGTCGAAACGGTGCTAATTTGCCCGACGAAAAAAAGAAACGTTTGCGAGAAATCGATACCGAACTATCAAAACTGAAATTGAAATTCGGGGAGAACGTCTTGGCAGAAACCAACAAATATGAAATGCACCTCACGGATGAAACTGACTTAGAGGGATTACCGGACGGAGCAAAAGAGGCGGCCGCACAATTGGCCAAATCAAAAGACAAGGAAGGTTGGTTGATCACGCTTGATTATCCTAGCTATATCCCTTTTATGAAATATGCCAAAAACCGAGAATTGCGCAAAGAACTCTCTTTGGCATTTGGTAGCAAGGGATTTCACGGGGATGAACTCGACAACCAAAAAATTGTTTTGAAAATAGCAAAACTACGCCATGAACGTGCCAATCTTTTAGGCTACGAGACCCATGCCCATTTTGTATTGGAAGAGCGCATGGCCGAGACTCCGGAGAAGGTTCATTCGTTTTTAAATGAACTTCTTGAAAAAGCCAAACCTGCGGCCGAACGTGAATTTAAAGAACTCGAAGACTTTGCAAAAGAACTAGATGGTATTGACCGCCTCGAAAAATGGGATGGTAGTTATTATTCCGAAAAGCTAAAGCAAAAATTATTCAGTTTGGACGACGAACAATTAAAACCCTACTTTAAACTTGAAAACGTAATCGATGGCGTTTTTAACGTTGCCGAAAAGTTGTTCGGATTACAATTTGAGGAAGTTTTTGATATTGACAAATACCACGAAGAGGTAAAAACCTACAGGGTCTACGATTTGGATAAAAATTTTATTTCGGTTTTTTACACCGATTTTCATCCAAGGGCCGGAAAACGTGGTGGTGCTTGGATGACTTCCTTTAAGTCACAATTGAAAAAAAATGGAGAGAACGTTCGCCCGCATGTTTCCAATGTGTGCAATTTCACCCCATCCACAAAATCAAAGCCATCACTGTTGACCTTCAATGAGGTAACCACCCTGTTTCATGAATTCGGACATGGGCTACATGGCATGTTGGCCAACACCACTTACCCTAGCCTCTCAGGAACATCGGTCTATTGGGATTTTGTGGAACTGCCCAGTCAAATAATGGAAAACTGGTGTTATGAAAAAGAAGCCCTGGAACTCTTTGCCAAACATTATGAAACCGGTAGGATTATTCCTATGGAGTTGATTCAAAAAATAAAAGATTCGGCAACGTTTCAAGAAGGCATGCAGACCTTGCGTCAATTGAGTTTTGGACTATTGGATATGGCATGGCATGGCACAGACCCGTCTGGGATAACCAATGTAAAAGCCTATGAGACCAAAGCTTTTAAAGGCACGAATTTATACCCTGAAACAGCTGAAACCTGTATGAGCACTGCTTTTGCACATATTTTTCAAGGTGGTTATTCTTCAGGCTATTACAGTTATAAATGGGCAGAAGTCTTGGATGCGGATGCCTTTGCCTACTTTAAGGAAATGGGGATTTTTAATCAAGATGTCGCTGCCAAGTTCAAAGAGCATGTGCTTTCAAAAGGCGGTACGGAAAACCCAATGGTGCTATACAAAAGATTTAGAGGCGCAGAGCCCAAGGTAGAGGCTTTGTTGGAGCGAGCAGGTTTGGTCTGA
- the purE gene encoding 5-(carboxyamino)imidazole ribonucleotide mutase — protein sequence MSKVAVVMGSTSDLPVMQEAIDILKGFDIEVDVDIVSAHRTPEKLFEFSKNAHSNGYSVIIAGAGGAAHLPGMVASMSPLPVIGVPVKSSNSIDGWDSILSILQMPGGVPVATVALNGAKNAGILAAQIIGSSDKCVLDKIIFYKEGLKQKVIDGAKSVNNK from the coding sequence ATGAGCAAAGTAGCCGTAGTCATGGGAAGTACCAGCGACCTGCCTGTAATGCAGGAAGCTATTGATATTCTAAAAGGTTTTGATATCGAAGTAGATGTCGACATCGTATCCGCACATCGTACTCCCGAAAAACTTTTTGAGTTCAGCAAAAATGCACATTCTAACGGGTATTCGGTGATTATTGCCGGGGCCGGCGGCGCAGCCCACTTACCAGGTATGGTCGCTTCTATGTCTCCCTTACCAGTGATTGGCGTTCCTGTAAAAAGCAGCAATTCCATTGATGGCTGGGATTCTATACTTTCCATTCTTCAGATGCCAGGAGGTGTTCCGGTAGCTACCGTAGCACTCAATGGAGCTAAAAATGCTGGCATTCTTGCCGCACAAATCATAGGCTCTTCCGATAAATGTGTTCTGGATAAAATCATTTTCTACAAAGAAGGGTTAAAACAGAAGGTTATTGATGGAGCGAAGTCAGTGAATAACAAATAG
- a CDS encoding 5-(carboxyamino)imidazole ribonucleotide synthase — MVKLSAKDYFSSDFKLGILGGGQLGKMLLYETRKFDIRTKVMDASDEAPCKIACNEFVKGSLMDFDAVYDFGKDVDVLTIEIENVNLDALEKLEDEGTKVYPPAKALRTIQNKATQKLFYTDNGIPTAGFSRFAYASEIKDSVENGGLEFPFVWKAAQFGYDGQGVKVVRKMDDLAELPSGECITETMIPFKNELAVIVVRNPSGDVVTYPVVEMEFHPEANQVEYVICPARIDEDIALKARKIALKVSEKIGHIGILAVEMFQTQDDEILVNEVAPRPHNSGHYSIEASYTNQFEQHIRAILNLPLGKTESKVAGIMVNLVGTEGHTGNVVYENIAEIMTMDGVTPHIYGKKQTRPFRKMGHVTIVNKDVDEARRVAQKVKETIKVISK; from the coding sequence ATGGTAAAACTTAGCGCAAAAGACTATTTTTCTTCCGATTTTAAGCTAGGAATCTTAGGTGGTGGCCAGTTGGGAAAAATGCTACTCTATGAAACTCGAAAATTTGATATACGAACCAAAGTAATGGATGCTTCTGACGAAGCACCCTGCAAAATTGCGTGTAACGAATTCGTCAAAGGAAGTTTGATGGACTTTGACGCCGTATACGACTTCGGAAAGGATGTAGACGTACTAACCATCGAAATTGAGAACGTAAACCTCGATGCCCTTGAAAAATTGGAAGATGAGGGCACCAAAGTCTATCCACCCGCAAAGGCGCTTCGCACGATTCAAAACAAAGCAACACAGAAATTGTTTTATACCGATAACGGAATTCCGACAGCTGGGTTCTCACGTTTTGCCTACGCCAGTGAGATAAAGGATAGTGTTGAAAACGGAGGGTTGGAATTTCCCTTCGTTTGGAAAGCGGCACAATTTGGATATGATGGGCAAGGCGTTAAAGTGGTGCGTAAAATGGATGATTTGGCAGAATTGCCTTCTGGCGAGTGTATTACCGAAACCATGATTCCCTTTAAAAATGAGTTGGCCGTTATCGTAGTTCGGAACCCCAGCGGTGACGTGGTTACTTATCCTGTAGTTGAAATGGAGTTTCACCCAGAAGCAAATCAAGTGGAGTATGTTATCTGTCCGGCTAGAATAGATGAAGACATAGCTTTGAAAGCTCGGAAAATTGCCTTGAAAGTTTCGGAAAAAATTGGACATATCGGTATTTTGGCCGTGGAAATGTTTCAAACGCAAGATGATGAAATATTGGTCAACGAAGTTGCCCCAAGACCCCATAATAGTGGTCATTATAGCATAGAAGCGAGTTATACCAACCAATTTGAACAACATATTCGTGCCATTTTGAATTTACCGTTGGGAAAAACAGAAAGCAAAGTGGCGGGCATTATGGTAAATTTGGTGGGCACTGAAGGCCATACCGGCAATGTAGTATACGAAAACATAGCCGAAATTATGACGATGGATGGTGTTACTCCCCACATTTATGGTAAAAAGCAAACCCGTCCTTTTCGAAAAATGGGCCACGTGACCATAGTGAACAAAGATGTTGACGAAGCGAGAAGGGTAGCGCAAAAAGTAAAGGAAACGATTAAAGTAATCAGCAAATAA
- a CDS encoding adenylate kinase translates to MIKLHDKYFKPFLSETKIQTAVAELAKKVADDYKDEIPVFVGVLNGSFMFVADFLKAYPYPCEVSFVKLSSYQGLTSTGIVETLLDPPDNIEGKSVIILEDIIDSGRTLKELVNLFSNTSVKEFKIASLFYKSAIYNGEYTIDYVGIDIPDKFIVGYGLDYNELGRNLKEVYQLNQQHMINLVLFGKPGAGKGTQAEFLKEKYNLKHISTGDLFRYNMKNDTDLGKLAKSYIDKGDLVPDQVTIKMLEDAVDKNPDASGFIFDGFPRTTAQAEALDKFLSSKNMKIDATIALEANDEVLIQRLLERGKVSGRTDDQDEGKIRNRFEEYNSKTAPLKEFYEAQGKFHSVNGIGAIDEITMRLGKVIEEL, encoded by the coding sequence GTGATAAAGCTCCACGACAAGTATTTTAAGCCTTTTTTGAGCGAAACCAAAATACAGACGGCCGTTGCTGAACTGGCCAAGAAAGTAGCCGATGACTACAAGGATGAAATTCCTGTTTTTGTTGGGGTGCTGAATGGGTCGTTCATGTTCGTGGCAGATTTTCTAAAAGCGTATCCATACCCGTGTGAAGTTTCCTTTGTGAAATTGAGCTCGTATCAAGGTCTAACGTCTACGGGCATTGTGGAGACACTTTTGGATCCACCCGACAATATTGAGGGGAAAAGCGTCATTATTTTAGAGGATATCATAGACTCGGGCCGTACGCTAAAAGAATTGGTCAATCTATTTTCCAACACCAGCGTAAAAGAATTCAAAATTGCCAGCCTTTTTTATAAGTCGGCGATTTACAACGGGGAATATACCATTGACTATGTGGGCATTGATATTCCGGATAAATTTATCGTAGGCTATGGTCTGGATTATAATGAACTGGGAAGAAACCTTAAAGAAGTGTACCAACTAAACCAACAACATATGATCAATCTTGTATTATTCGGCAAGCCCGGTGCAGGTAAAGGAACGCAAGCCGAATTTTTGAAAGAAAAATACAACTTAAAGCATATTTCGACAGGAGATTTGTTTCGCTATAACATGAAAAACGATACCGATTTGGGCAAGTTGGCCAAGTCTTATATCGATAAGGGAGATTTGGTGCCCGACCAGGTAACCATAAAAATGCTCGAAGATGCGGTTGATAAAAATCCTGATGCCAGTGGGTTTATCTTTGATGGTTTCCCCAGAACAACGGCACAAGCCGAGGCATTGGATAAATTTTTATCTTCCAAAAACATGAAAATCGATGCTACCATCGCGCTAGAGGCCAATGATGAGGTGCTGATCCAGCGTTTGTTGGAAAGGGGCAAGGTAAGTGGCCGTACCGATGATCAGGACGAGGGCAAAATTCGCAATCGTTTTGAAGAGTACAATTCAAAAACCGCCCCGTTAAAAGAGTTTTACGAAGCTCAAGGTAAGTTCCATAGCGTGAACGGCATCGGTGCTATTGATGAGATAACCATGCGTTTAGGGAAAGTAATCGAGGAACTTTAG